The Thermoleophilum album genome contains a region encoding:
- a CDS encoding DICT sensory domain-containing protein → MGFEPRNQGLGTTRGAKGLDASRGENGAVPAARDLPARERRLSIAELARASGLPTATIRTWERRYGFPRAFRDGSGRRGYPPSVLDQLLAVLSLRREGVSMEAAVARVTGRVPERGEHTPVAPPSIGEEAWGSSIFAHLRSRVPRLDVRVHSKAALLALSHALEDETAAAPGVRVVVGSFQRLWFYRRARERWRALASQVPLCLAIHCGPQVVGDEAPREVCLPADHPLAREWVLAAVGQNIAFALVARERLSSETSDRARQFEALIALDPDDVRFAFDAAAHAVAPLAPDLAEQLVDAARPAAPLAPALAASLIHRTLEWSAKEWQ, encoded by the coding sequence ATGGGTTTCGAGCCACGCAATCAGGGTCTCGGCACGACTCGCGGGGCCAAGGGGCTAGACGCGAGTCGCGGGGAAAACGGCGCGGTGCCGGCGGCACGCGATTTACCGGCGCGGGAGCGGCGGCTGAGTATCGCCGAGTTGGCCCGGGCGAGCGGCCTACCCACCGCGACGATCCGAACCTGGGAACGTCGCTACGGCTTTCCGCGCGCCTTCCGTGACGGCTCAGGCCGGCGCGGTTACCCACCGTCGGTGCTTGACCAGCTGCTCGCTGTGCTGTCACTGCGGCGCGAGGGCGTATCGATGGAGGCGGCGGTCGCGCGCGTGACCGGCCGCGTCCCTGAGCGTGGTGAGCACACGCCCGTCGCCCCACCATCGATCGGCGAAGAGGCATGGGGCTCGTCGATCTTCGCCCACTTGCGTAGCCGCGTGCCCCGTCTCGACGTGCGCGTGCATTCGAAGGCGGCCCTCCTGGCTTTGAGCCACGCGCTCGAGGACGAGACCGCGGCGGCCCCAGGAGTGCGTGTCGTCGTGGGGTCCTTCCAGCGCCTCTGGTTCTACCGTCGGGCGCGCGAGCGGTGGCGAGCGCTGGCCAGTCAGGTGCCGTTGTGCTTGGCAATCCATTGCGGCCCGCAGGTCGTAGGTGACGAAGCCCCGCGCGAGGTCTGCCTACCCGCCGACCATCCACTCGCCCGCGAGTGGGTACTGGCAGCGGTTGGTCAGAACATCGCCTTCGCGCTGGTCGCCCGCGAGCGTCTTTCGTCCGAGACCAGCGACCGCGCCCGCCAGTTCGAGGCCCTGATCGCGCTCGATCCCGACGACGTGCGTTTCGCTTTCGATGCGGCCGCGCACGCGGTCGCACCGCTCGCCCCCGATCTCGCCGAGCAGCTGGTGGACGCTGCACGTCCGGCCGCGCCGTTGGCACCGGCGCTCGCTGCTTCGCTCATCCACCGGACGCTCGAATGGTCAGCCAAGGAGTGGCAGTGA
- a CDS encoding SRPBCC family protein produces the protein MSRRFAVRIGLPRVHRFEQTQLLPGDPATVFPFFADPRNLERLTPPWLRFRIERAPETVEEGSEIAYTLRVRGLPVRWLTAIVVWEPPHRFVDLQVAGPYRTWHHTHSFEPHPRGTLMRDVVVYALPFGPLGEIVHHAFVRRDIEQIFAYRRTALGQLFDAREDG, from the coding sequence GTGAGTCGGCGCTTCGCCGTGCGCATCGGTTTACCTCGCGTACACCGCTTCGAGCAGACACAGCTGCTACCCGGAGACCCGGCGACGGTCTTCCCGTTCTTTGCGGATCCCCGCAACCTCGAGCGGCTGACCCCGCCTTGGCTGCGCTTCCGTATTGAGCGTGCGCCCGAGACCGTCGAGGAGGGCAGCGAGATCGCCTACACGTTGCGCGTGCGGGGACTGCCGGTGCGCTGGCTCACAGCGATTGTCGTCTGGGAGCCGCCGCACCGGTTCGTCGACTTGCAGGTTGCCGGTCCGTACCGAACCTGGCACCACACGCACAGCTTCGAGCCGCATCCGCGTGGCACGCTGATGCGCGACGTCGTGGTCTACGCCCTGCCATTCGGACCGCTCGGAGAGATCGTTCATCACGCCTTTGTGCGGCGCGACATCGAGCAGATATTCGCTTACCGGCGCACCGCGCTCGGGCAGCTCTTCGACGCGCGCGAGGACGGCTAG